The Chryseobacterium aureum genome contains a region encoding:
- a CDS encoding shikimate kinase yields the protein MVISLIGYMGSGKSHISKILSEKINFKLIDLDKEISRRNKLTIPEIFEKKGEIYFRKLEREALEEILASHENVVVSLGGGTPVYYNNMEIINHNSKSVFLRSSVGTLVERLSKQKEKRPLIANISDEDLPEFIAKHLFERNQFYSKAQFTVGTDSREPEDIVNEIIEKLYL from the coding sequence ATGGTAATTTCATTGATCGGATACATGGGAAGTGGCAAATCTCACATTTCCAAAATATTAAGCGAAAAAATCAATTTTAAACTCATTGACCTCGATAAAGAGATTTCCAGAAGAAATAAATTAACCATCCCGGAAATATTTGAAAAAAAGGGTGAAATTTACTTTAGAAAGCTGGAAAGAGAGGCCCTGGAAGAGATATTGGCTTCTCATGAAAATGTAGTGGTGAGCCTTGGCGGAGGAACTCCTGTGTATTATAATAATATGGAGATCATCAATCATAATTCTAAAAGTGTTTTTTTACGAAGTTCTGTAGGAACTTTGGTAGAAAGGCTTTCAAAACAGAAAGAAAAAAGACCGCTGATTGCTAATATTTCTGATGAAGATCTCCCGGAATTTATTGCAAAACATTTATTTGAAAGAAATCAGTTTTACAGTAAAGCACAGTTTACTGTGGGTACAGACTCCAGAGAACCGGAAGACATTGTGAATGAAATAATAGAAAAGCTCTATCTCTAG
- the panC gene encoding pantoate--beta-alanine ligase, producing MEIIKNRKVLQDFIERQKEMGKRIGFAPTMGALHKGHLSLYEEARKENDLVISSIFVNPTQFNNPEDLEKYPRDINKDLLILQNSGLVDAVYIPEIADIYPEKTESQHYDFDGLENEMEGKSRPGHFDGVGTVVEELFRQVQPDNAYFGEKDFQQLAIIKKMVEKKHLPVKITGVPIYRAENGLALSSRNQRLHEDRKEASKLIYETLKKVNDWFRTVTIPEIKERVADIFDDQQGMKLEYFLIADEKTLQETDFFYKDRNFRAFIVVVVDGVRLIDNMHLD from the coding sequence ATGGAAATTATAAAAAACAGGAAAGTCCTTCAGGATTTCATTGAAAGACAGAAAGAAATGGGAAAAAGAATTGGCTTTGCCCCTACTATGGGTGCTTTACACAAAGGCCATCTTTCCCTGTATGAAGAGGCCAGAAAAGAAAATGATCTTGTTATTTCTTCAATTTTTGTAAATCCAACCCAGTTCAACAATCCTGAAGATCTTGAAAAATATCCGAGAGATATTAACAAAGACCTCCTTATTCTTCAGAATTCCGGGCTTGTAGACGCTGTTTACATCCCTGAGATAGCAGATATTTATCCTGAAAAAACGGAAAGCCAGCATTATGATTTTGACGGACTGGAAAATGAGATGGAAGGAAAATCCAGACCCGGGCATTTCGACGGAGTGGGAACTGTGGTAGAAGAGCTGTTCAGACAGGTGCAGCCAGACAATGCTTATTTTGGTGAAAAAGATTTTCAACAGCTTGCTATTATTAAAAAAATGGTAGAGAAAAAACACCTTCCTGTAAAAATAACGGGAGTTCCTATTTACAGAGCTGAAAACGGTTTAGCATTAAGCTCAAGAAACCAGAGGCTTCATGAAGACAGAAAAGAAGCTTCAAAACTTATTTACGAAACATTAAAAAAAGTGAATGACTGGTTCAGAACCGTTACCATACCGGAAATCAAGGAAAGAGTGGCAGATATTTTTGACGATCAGCAGGGCATGAAGCTTGAATACTTTCTGATTGCTGACGAAAAAACATTACAGGAAACCGATTTCTTTTATAAAGACAGAAATTTCAGAGCGTTTATTGTTGTTGTAGTGGACGGAGTACGATTAATTGACAATATGCATCTGGATTAA
- a CDS encoding glycogen/starch synthase, whose translation MPNQKILYITTEMYPYQEDTNMAAVVNKMALKMHQEGNDVRVFMPRFGQISERKFQLHEVIRLSGMNIIINDLDQPLIIKVASLPGERLQVYFIDNEEYFKRKQYYFDDEGNPFEDNDERAIFFARGVIETIKKLNWVPDVIHLNGWMSSFVPIYLKTYYESDTYFKDAKIVLSLYNEKDADLDKKIDEKLQFDNISGLKALDNPTIKSFVIESMNYVNAVVKGDEFLDEDLDKAFNETAAEKSEYLDIDSINQLY comes from the coding sequence ATGCCGAATCAAAAAATACTGTACATTACTACAGAGATGTATCCATATCAGGAAGACACAAATATGGCTGCAGTGGTAAACAAAATGGCACTTAAGATGCACCAAGAAGGCAATGATGTAAGAGTTTTTATGCCAAGATTTGGACAAATAAGTGAGAGAAAGTTCCAGCTTCATGAGGTAATCCGCCTATCAGGTATGAATATCATTATCAATGATCTGGATCAGCCTCTGATCATTAAAGTAGCGTCTCTTCCGGGGGAAAGACTTCAGGTTTACTTTATTGACAACGAAGAATACTTCAAAAGAAAACAATATTATTTCGATGATGAAGGAAACCCTTTCGAAGACAATGATGAAAGAGCTATTTTCTTCGCAAGAGGGGTTATTGAAACCATTAAGAAACTGAACTGGGTGCCGGATGTTATTCATTTGAACGGATGGATGTCTTCTTTTGTTCCAATTTATCTTAAAACGTACTACGAATCAGATACTTATTTCAAAGACGCAAAAATTGTACTTTCTCTTTATAACGAGAAAGATGCTGATCTGGATAAAAAGATCGACGAAAAACTTCAGTTTGATAATATTTCAGGATTAAAAGCGTTAGATAATCCAACAATTAAAAGTTTTGTTATCGAAAGTATGAACTATGTAAATGCCGTTGTGAAAGGAGACGAGTTTCTGGATGAAGACCTGGATAAGGCTTTCAACGAAACAGCTGCCGAAAAATCGGAATATCTTGACATAGATTCTATTAATCAACTTTATTAA
- a CDS encoding DUF4270 family protein, giving the protein MTHTLKRTFAMLLLAIFGSAILYNCEPDPDSLGEQLFNNDAAQGNEISYDVIAYNYNNNDSIRSDAARLISGLNESGGALTVGVLGAFTESQFGMQRASYLTQLRMPVDNYDFNGANPKVDSVVLVVRPPANTTSNTYYFEGDSLKTNTYTKTDFPVDGVATEVSIEKKTYPVRKYGKIGGGSKSMKINVHEITTFLDSNDDSFKRSNKTVSTGELLGSGVFDGNVSAISITKKSDNSVVFTGNLGYRLKLSNTDFFQTHILDKKGKPELQDASNFIRYFKGIRISVDETDKYLYQFSPNDLQLIMYYKYDKTENGTTTRPQTNLVFNVGGLNAHIGQYEYNRTGTPSGNALASINTTDGDAKLYIQGMGGPSAIVKIPDATIAALRDIYNKDKAGILSAKIRVYLDPASWKNTNSTEDRRFTINPITGTPVDFSKLAFTSDLTAGLGLYNYNTDKGYYDFIVTKTVKDLVEGKTETVNGVVQPVTNKPLWISAGTFAANATGNLLGVRNTTRAFDMNRVILTGSLDKTNANRVQLKVTYATKK; this is encoded by the coding sequence ATGACTCATACTCTTAAAAGGACCTTCGCCATGCTTTTACTGGCGATTTTCGGAAGTGCAATCCTTTATAACTGTGAACCTGATCCGGATTCTCTTGGTGAGCAGTTGTTTAATAATGATGCTGCACAAGGTAATGAAATTTCCTATGACGTTATTGCGTACAACTATAATAATAATGACTCTATCCGAAGTGATGCTGCCAGATTGATCAGTGGATTGAATGAGAGCGGCGGAGCTTTAACGGTAGGTGTTCTTGGAGCATTTACAGAAAGCCAGTTCGGAATGCAGAGAGCTTCTTACCTTACCCAGTTAAGAATGCCTGTAGATAATTACGATTTTAACGGAGCAAACCCAAAAGTAGACTCTGTAGTTCTTGTCGTAAGACCTCCTGCGAATACCACTTCCAATACGTACTACTTTGAAGGGGATTCATTAAAGACCAATACCTACACAAAAACAGATTTCCCTGTAGACGGTGTGGCTACAGAAGTTTCCATTGAGAAAAAAACGTATCCTGTTCGTAAATACGGTAAAATAGGAGGTGGGTCAAAATCAATGAAGATCAATGTGCATGAGATTACCACATTCCTGGATTCGAATGATGACAGTTTCAAACGTTCCAATAAAACGGTTAGTACTGGTGAACTTCTGGGTTCAGGAGTATTTGACGGTAACGTAAGTGCAATCTCTATTACCAAAAAATCTGATAATTCAGTGGTGTTCACAGGAAATCTTGGTTACAGACTGAAACTGAGCAATACAGACTTTTTCCAGACTCACATTCTTGATAAAAAAGGAAAACCTGAACTTCAGGATGCTTCCAACTTTATCAGATATTTTAAAGGGATCAGAATCTCTGTGGATGAAACGGATAAATACCTTTACCAGTTCTCTCCTAATGACCTGCAGCTTATCATGTATTATAAGTATGATAAAACAGAAAACGGAACCACTACAAGACCGCAGACAAACCTTGTTTTCAATGTAGGAGGTCTTAATGCTCATATCGGACAATATGAATATAACAGAACCGGAACTCCATCAGGAAATGCATTGGCATCCATTAATACTACTGATGGAGATGCGAAACTTTACATTCAGGGAATGGGAGGTCCATCGGCCATTGTAAAAATTCCGGATGCTACCATTGCGGCTCTTAGAGATATCTATAATAAAGATAAAGCCGGTATTTTAAGTGCTAAAATCAGAGTGTATTTAGATCCGGCTAGCTGGAAAAATACCAATTCAACAGAAGACCGAAGATTTACAATAAACCCGATAACGGGTACTCCTGTTGATTTCTCAAAATTAGCCTTTACGTCAGACTTGACAGCGGGACTTGGTTTATATAATTACAACACAGATAAAGGATACTATGATTTTATAGTGACAAAAACCGTTAAAGATCTTGTTGAAGGAAAAACCGAAACCGTTAACGGAGTGGTACAGCCGGTTACTAATAAGCCACTATGGATCAGTGCAGGAACATTTGCTGCCAATGCTACAGGAAACCTTTTGGGAGTTCGTAATACAACAAGAGCATTTGACATGAATAGAGTTATTCTGACAGGTTCATTAGATAAAACAAATGCGAACAGAGTCCAGCTTAAAGTGACTTACGCTACAAAAAAATAA